One window of Robiginitalea biformata HTCC2501 genomic DNA carries:
- a CDS encoding TonB-dependent receptor plug domain-containing protein, whose product MHKPWQALGVAAYLAACVPLMGQTDSTRIEKLDEVVVSDTRFPLRWEQSGKTVIRLSRRELASYRGATMAEILNAQTGIEISGSRGRPGEVLGVFARGGRGRQVLVLIDGVRVTDPSSASQEYDLRFVQAEEVESVEILKGAASTLYGTNAATAVINIRTRKAPKSPLALRVGSLLGTHRAPEDPEGQFGQYQQYARLGGTSGRLNYQAGITHARATGLSSLRSGTETDPFRNLSLSARLGYRPWDHTRVQLTANRTQLRTAYDDAFNGADADFLFLSEQTRVSLNATREFSKGTLEARAGYSEFDSDNRSDFPTTFRGSNWFGEVLYKHRLNRSLSVLGGIMASEDRAGTEDVESFRFIDPFVNLVWASASGWNLNAGTRVNFHSQYGSQWVYQLNPSYALTLGEHTFKALATWSTAYITPTLNQLYGTFGANPELEPETDRTLEAGLAWQFGNRMRLSVLYFDREEEQAVIYDGAGMQYRNSPDPVEVNGVEFEATWFAADGWQVRAGYTYTDRQGDAAIRIPAHKFQFRLNGEISSRWRGSLYYRYTGTRTDTDFSTFTNRELDAFSLVGGQVGYSFLRGKLDAYLRADNLLNTEFTEVIGYQTPGRTIYLGWSLQLD is encoded by the coding sequence ATGCACAAACCATGGCAGGCCCTGGGCGTTGCCGCTTATCTGGCGGCATGCGTCCCTCTTATGGGCCAAACGGATTCCACCCGTATTGAAAAACTCGACGAAGTGGTCGTATCGGACACGCGCTTTCCGCTGCGCTGGGAACAAAGCGGAAAAACCGTCATCCGGCTGAGCCGGCGGGAACTCGCATCCTACCGGGGGGCGACTATGGCGGAGATCCTGAATGCGCAAACCGGGATTGAAATATCGGGCAGCAGGGGCCGTCCCGGGGAGGTCCTGGGAGTTTTTGCCCGCGGCGGCCGGGGTCGGCAGGTACTCGTCCTGATTGACGGGGTCCGGGTAACGGACCCCTCCTCGGCATCCCAGGAATACGATTTGCGGTTCGTCCAGGCCGAAGAGGTGGAGTCCGTGGAGATACTGAAAGGGGCAGCCAGCACACTTTACGGCACCAATGCGGCAACGGCCGTGATTAACATCCGCACCCGAAAGGCACCCAAATCCCCCCTCGCACTCCGGGTGGGCAGTCTCCTGGGGACCCACCGGGCCCCCGAAGACCCTGAAGGACAATTTGGCCAGTACCAGCAGTATGCGCGATTGGGAGGGACCTCGGGACGGCTCAATTACCAGGCGGGCATTACGCACGCCCGGGCTACGGGGCTGTCTTCCCTGCGATCCGGTACTGAAACGGACCCCTTCCGAAACCTCTCGCTGAGTGCCCGGCTGGGATACCGACCCTGGGACCATACCAGGGTGCAACTCACGGCAAACCGGACGCAATTGCGGACGGCCTATGATGACGCCTTTAACGGGGCAGATGCAGACTTTTTGTTCCTCTCGGAGCAAACCCGGGTTTCCCTGAATGCCACCAGGGAATTTTCAAAAGGAACGCTGGAGGCCCGCGCGGGCTATTCGGAGTTCGATTCGGACAACCGCAGCGACTTCCCGACGACCTTTCGGGGAAGCAATTGGTTCGGGGAGGTCCTGTACAAGCATCGCCTGAACCGCAGCCTGTCTGTTTTGGGGGGTATCATGGCATCCGAAGACCGGGCGGGGACCGAAGATGTGGAATCCTTTCGGTTTATCGACCCCTTCGTAAACCTGGTATGGGCATCCGCTTCCGGATGGAACCTGAATGCCGGAACCCGGGTCAATTTCCATTCGCAATACGGCTCCCAGTGGGTCTACCAGTTGAATCCCTCTTATGCGCTCACCCTTGGGGAACACACCTTTAAGGCCCTGGCCACCTGGTCCACGGCCTATATTACGCCCACCCTGAACCAGCTCTATGGCACCTTCGGGGCCAACCCGGAACTCGAACCCGAGACCGACCGGACCCTGGAAGCGGGCCTGGCGTGGCAGTTCGGGAATCGGATGCGCCTGTCCGTGCTGTACTTTGACCGGGAAGAAGAGCAGGCGGTTATCTATGACGGCGCCGGGATGCAATACAGGAACAGCCCGGACCCCGTGGAGGTAAACGGGGTGGAATTTGAGGCCACCTGGTTTGCGGCGGATGGCTGGCAGGTCCGGGCGGGCTACACCTATACGGACCGGCAGGGGGATGCTGCGATCCGGATACCGGCCCATAAATTCCAGTTTCGCCTGAATGGGGAGATTTCCAGCCGATGGAGGGGCTCCCTGTACTACCGGTACACCGGGACACGGACGGATACGGATTTCAGTACGTTTACCAACCGGGAACTGGACGCATTTTCCCTGGTAGGCGGGCAGGTTGGATACAGCTTCCTCCGTGGGAAACTGGATGCCTATCTCCGGGCGGACAACTTGTTGAATACCGAATTTACGGAGGTAATTGGCTACCAAACCCCGGGCCGGACGATTTACCTTGGCTGGTCCCTGCAACTGGATTAG
- a CDS encoding ABC transporter substrate-binding protein, protein MARTSALLILILLTTACRERPEKAAPLPEAAVDNPVEIDYAKGFAAHTDASGVTYLTVSDPWPEASREYKYALVPRGKLAAITLPADTFDAIIPVPVERLVLTSTTHVPSLVALRATESLVGFPGLDYISSPEVRQRIDAGAVRELGANEQLNTELVLEAAPEVVVGFGISDAPGSYRGVREAGIPVIYNGDWMETNPLGKAEWIKFFGLLLGSLPEAQQYFEEVEAAYQEARELAAKASTRPTVLSGALYRDVWYLPGGESWAAAFLEDAHAEYLYADTPGSGSLSLSLEAVLEKGVDAEFWISPSQYTSYSEMASDNPHYEQFRAFRERRIFGYASNRGSGGGLLYFEIGPNRPDWVLKDLIHHLHPGLLHGYEPVFFKPLAP, encoded by the coding sequence GTGGCCCGAACATCTGCCTTGCTCATCCTGATCCTCCTGACAACCGCCTGCAGGGAACGGCCTGAGAAAGCCGCTCCCCTGCCGGAAGCAGCTGTTGACAACCCCGTTGAAATCGATTACGCAAAAGGCTTTGCCGCTCATACGGATGCGTCTGGCGTCACCTACCTGACCGTGAGCGATCCCTGGCCGGAAGCGTCCCGGGAGTACAAATACGCCCTGGTGCCCCGTGGGAAACTGGCCGCCATCACGCTCCCTGCCGATACCTTTGACGCTATTATCCCTGTCCCCGTGGAGCGCCTGGTCCTGACCTCCACAACCCATGTCCCTTCCCTGGTGGCTTTGCGGGCTACAGAATCCCTGGTGGGGTTCCCGGGCCTGGATTACATCTCCTCCCCGGAAGTGCGGCAGCGTATCGATGCGGGAGCGGTGCGGGAACTCGGGGCGAATGAACAACTCAACACCGAATTGGTCCTGGAGGCGGCCCCGGAGGTCGTCGTGGGCTTTGGTATCTCGGATGCCCCAGGTTCCTATCGGGGCGTCCGGGAGGCGGGGATCCCGGTAATCTACAACGGCGACTGGATGGAGACCAACCCGTTGGGAAAGGCCGAATGGATCAAATTCTTCGGGTTGCTCCTGGGGTCCCTGCCGGAGGCTCAGCAGTATTTCGAAGAGGTGGAGGCCGCCTACCAGGAGGCCCGGGAGCTGGCTGCAAAGGCCTCCACCCGGCCAACGGTCCTCAGTGGGGCACTCTACCGGGATGTCTGGTACCTGCCGGGGGGTGAAAGCTGGGCTGCGGCCTTCCTCGAGGATGCCCATGCAGAATACCTGTATGCGGATACCCCGGGCAGCGGCAGCCTTTCCCTCAGCCTGGAAGCTGTTCTTGAAAAAGGCGTGGATGCCGAATTCTGGATCTCGCCCTCCCAGTATACTTCCTATTCGGAAATGGCCTCCGACAATCCCCATTACGAGCAATTTCGCGCCTTCCGGGAACGGCGTATTTTCGGGTATGCCTCCAATCGGGGTTCCGGCGGGGGGCTTTTGTATTTCGAAATCGGGCCAAACCGTCCCGACTGGGTACTCAAAGACCTGATCCACCACCTCCACCCGGGGTTGCTGCACGGGTACGAACCCGTATTCTTCAAACCCCTGGCCCCTTGA
- a CDS encoding iron ABC transporter permease: protein MRRPFHQPGRFLLLALILAVVFLVNLSLGSVDIPLGDIFRWMAGGPLGETSWGYILREYRLPKALTAIITGSGLALCGLLMQTLFRNPLAGPFVLGISSGASLGAALLIMGASLLGPVAAAWAVSDLSLAIASSMGSLLVLLTVVAVATRLKDAMALLIVGLMFGSITAAVVTVLSSFAQAERLQQYIFWSYGSVGNLGWGQLGVLALVFAIGTGISIGMLKGLNALLLGEAYAQSLGIPIRRLRLGILLATGLLAGGITAFAGPIAFVGLAVPHLTRQLLGTSDHRQLMPGVLLYGAILMLICDTVAQMPYSSYVLPINAITSVVGAPVVIWLLLRRNRMLF, encoded by the coding sequence TTGAGACGTCCATTCCACCAGCCCGGTCGGTTCCTGCTGCTCGCCCTGATCCTGGCAGTGGTATTCCTCGTCAATCTGAGCCTGGGCTCTGTGGACATTCCCCTGGGCGATATTTTTCGCTGGATGGCAGGCGGCCCATTGGGCGAAACGAGCTGGGGGTATATCCTTCGCGAATACCGATTGCCCAAAGCGCTCACGGCAATAATTACCGGGAGCGGACTGGCCCTCTGCGGCCTGCTGATGCAAACGCTTTTCAGGAACCCGTTGGCGGGGCCCTTTGTATTGGGCATCAGTTCGGGTGCCAGCCTGGGGGCTGCCCTGCTGATCATGGGGGCCTCCCTGCTGGGGCCCGTGGCTGCGGCCTGGGCAGTTTCCGACCTGTCCCTGGCCATTGCAAGCAGTATGGGCAGCCTGTTGGTGCTGCTAACCGTGGTGGCGGTTGCCACCCGTTTGAAGGATGCCATGGCCCTGCTGATCGTCGGTTTGATGTTTGGCAGTATCACCGCGGCTGTGGTGACGGTATTGTCTTCGTTCGCCCAGGCGGAACGCCTGCAACAATATATATTCTGGTCCTACGGCAGCGTGGGCAACCTGGGCTGGGGACAGCTGGGTGTCCTCGCCCTGGTATTTGCCATCGGCACCGGTATTTCCATCGGGATGCTAAAAGGCCTCAATGCCCTGTTGCTGGGCGAGGCATATGCCCAGAGCCTCGGCATACCGATCCGCCGGTTGCGCCTGGGCATCCTATTGGCCACGGGCCTGCTGGCCGGCGGGATTACGGCTTTTGCGGGGCCCATTGCCTTTGTCGGCCTGGCCGTACCCCACCTGACCCGGCAGCTGCTTGGGACTTCCGACCACCGGCAGCTCATGCCCGGGGTACTGCTCTACGGGGCCATCCTGATGCTCATTTGCGATACGGTGGCCCAGATGCCTTATTCCTCCTACGTCCTGCCCATCAATGCGATCACCTCGGTAGTAGGTGCCCCGGTAGTGATCTGGCTCCTGCTCCGACGGAACCGGATGCTGTTCTGA
- a CDS encoding ABC transporter ATP-binding protein: MESTEDLSRKSTNGQAADPILEATGLRIGYPGAKPPLSLCGELNFGLPSGLLAAVVGINGVGKSTLLRTLGGMQPELSGEIRIGGKPAAKLPAQRRARLQSLVLTEPPASRNLTVTELVALGRHPYTNWIGQHTGEDRECIEKALQRMELGNLRERPCHTLSDGQLQRVQIARALAQDTPLILLDEPTTHLDLYHKVQILKGLRAIAHDTGKTVLFTTHEIDLAIQLCDRILILHRDRSVFGDPCQLIEQGAFEKLFPEETVRFDRESGAFRIAK; the protein is encoded by the coding sequence ATGGAATCCACAGAGGACCTATCCCGTAAATCGACCAATGGCCAGGCCGCCGATCCGATCCTTGAGGCAACGGGCCTGCGGATTGGGTATCCCGGGGCGAAACCTCCCCTGTCTCTTTGCGGCGAACTGAACTTCGGCCTGCCATCCGGCCTACTGGCGGCCGTAGTAGGGATCAACGGGGTCGGAAAATCCACGCTGCTGCGGACGCTTGGGGGGATGCAACCCGAACTTTCGGGGGAAATACGGATTGGCGGGAAGCCTGCCGCAAAACTCCCTGCCCAGCGAAGGGCCAGGCTACAGAGCCTCGTCCTTACGGAGCCCCCCGCCTCTCGGAACCTCACCGTGACCGAACTGGTTGCCCTGGGGCGCCACCCGTATACCAACTGGATCGGGCAGCATACCGGAGAGGACCGGGAATGTATCGAAAAGGCCCTGCAGCGCATGGAACTCGGCAACCTCCGGGAGCGTCCCTGCCATACCTTAAGCGATGGTCAGCTTCAGCGCGTTCAGATAGCCCGCGCCCTGGCCCAGGACACCCCGCTGATCCTGCTTGACGAACCCACCACCCACCTGGACCTCTACCACAAAGTACAAATCCTCAAAGGCCTCCGGGCCATCGCACACGATACGGGGAAAACCGTCCTGTTTACCACCCATGAAATCGACCTGGCCATCCAGCTCTGCGACCGGATACTGATCCTGCACCGGGACCGTTCCGTTTTTGGCGATCCCTGCCAGCTGATCGAGCAGGGGGCATTCGAGAAATTATTCCCCGAAGAAACGGTTCGTTTTGACCGGGAAAGCGGTGCCTTCCGGATTGCGAAGTAA
- the rmuC gene encoding DNA recombination protein RmuC, translating into MSEIWTLGIVALFFLAAGFFLGSYIVKLKTQSGQSALREREQQLSHNLELLGADLQEARGQNQALQLEKERLGQELVRRESEIANLEEKHREQRQQLEELQKTFTREFENLANKILDEKSVKFTEQNQKNIKNILLPLQERIQHFEKKVEETRKENYGIHQALREQLLNLQNQNLKITQEAENLTRALKGDSKMQGNWGELVLERVLEKSGLERDREYSVQQSFTREDGTRLLPDVIINLPNGNKMVVDSKVSLTDYERYVNADEEARERHLKDHVNSLKRHVEQLSAKKYEDLYEMESPDFVLMFVPIETAFSIAINADNDLYNNAFVKNIVIVTPSTLLATLRTIDSMWSNEKQRRNAIEIARQAGALYDKFEGFVTDLTRVGKKMDDAKSEYRGAMNKLVEGRGNILTSIEKLKKMGAKAKKSIPESLLKRAREAEEDAELELEDPTEPNPQS; encoded by the coding sequence ATGAGCGAAATCTGGACCCTGGGGATTGTTGCCCTGTTTTTCCTGGCAGCCGGCTTCTTCCTCGGCAGTTATATCGTCAAATTAAAAACCCAATCGGGCCAAAGCGCACTGCGCGAACGGGAACAGCAGCTGAGCCACAACCTGGAACTCCTCGGGGCGGACCTGCAGGAGGCCCGGGGGCAAAACCAGGCACTCCAACTCGAAAAAGAACGGCTCGGGCAGGAACTGGTTCGCCGGGAATCGGAGATCGCCAACCTGGAGGAAAAACACCGGGAACAACGGCAACAACTCGAGGAACTCCAAAAGACGTTTACACGGGAATTCGAAAACCTGGCCAACAAGATCCTGGACGAAAAGAGCGTCAAATTCACGGAACAAAATCAGAAAAACATCAAGAATATCCTGCTTCCCCTGCAGGAGCGCATCCAGCATTTTGAGAAAAAAGTGGAGGAAACCCGGAAGGAAAATTACGGGATCCACCAGGCGCTTCGGGAGCAACTGCTGAACCTGCAGAACCAAAACCTGAAAATCACCCAGGAGGCTGAAAACCTGACCCGGGCCCTGAAGGGCGACAGCAAGATGCAGGGAAATTGGGGCGAACTGGTCCTGGAACGCGTCCTGGAAAAATCCGGCCTGGAACGCGACCGGGAGTATTCAGTACAGCAGAGTTTTACGCGGGAGGATGGCACCCGTCTGCTCCCCGATGTAATCATCAACCTGCCCAACGGCAACAAAATGGTTGTAGATTCCAAAGTTTCCCTGACCGATTACGAGCGGTATGTCAATGCAGACGAGGAGGCCCGGGAGCGGCACCTGAAAGACCATGTCAATTCCCTGAAACGGCACGTAGAGCAATTGTCTGCCAAGAAATACGAGGATCTGTACGAAATGGAAAGCCCGGACTTTGTGCTGATGTTCGTCCCCATCGAGACGGCATTTTCCATCGCGATCAACGCGGACAACGACCTGTACAACAATGCCTTTGTCAAGAATATCGTCATTGTGACCCCTTCCACGCTCCTGGCCACCCTGCGAACCATCGACAGTATGTGGAGCAATGAGAAACAGCGTCGGAATGCGATCGAAATTGCCCGCCAGGCGGGAGCGCTCTACGATAAATTTGAAGGCTTCGTCACCGACCTCACCCGGGTGGGAAAAAAAATGGACGATGCCAAGAGCGAGTATCGGGGCGCCATGAACAAGCTGGTGGAGGGCCGGGGCAACATCCTGACTTCCATCGAAAAACTAAAGAAAATGGGGGCAAAAGCCAAAAAATCCATACCGGAATCGCTGTTGAAAAGGGCCCGGGAAGCCGAGGAGGATGCCGAACTGGAACTGGAAGACCCCACTGAACCCAACCCGCAATCGTGA
- the pgl gene encoding 6-phosphogluconolactonase gives MELQVYPGKQEAAEALAEQLSEWAREGSVEHLALSGGSTPEILFDTLAEDYWFRLPWKELQFYWGDERCVPPDDPQSNFRMTREHLFDPLPIPDKHIHRIRGEANPESEAQRYADLLKKQLPAENGLPRFDLVILGMGDDGHTASVFPHEAHLWDSPELCAVANHPDTGQQRVTLTGGIINNAARIVFLVTGAAKAGRVAEIVGQQGAGGNYPAGRVAPRDGRLIWILDEAAAAGLPPEMW, from the coding sequence ATGGAATTACAGGTTTACCCGGGAAAACAAGAGGCCGCCGAGGCCCTGGCCGAGCAGCTGTCCGAATGGGCCCGGGAGGGCAGCGTGGAGCACCTGGCCCTTTCGGGCGGGAGTACCCCGGAAATTCTTTTCGATACCCTTGCGGAGGACTACTGGTTCCGGTTGCCCTGGAAAGAACTGCAGTTTTACTGGGGCGATGAGCGCTGCGTTCCCCCGGACGACCCGCAGAGCAATTTCAGGATGACCCGCGAGCACCTTTTCGACCCCTTACCCATCCCGGACAAGCACATCCACCGCATCCGGGGGGAAGCCAACCCGGAGTCCGAGGCCCAACGCTATGCCGACCTCCTGAAAAAGCAGCTCCCAGCGGAAAACGGTTTGCCTCGGTTTGACCTGGTAATACTCGGGATGGGGGATGACGGGCATACAGCTTCCGTGTTTCCCCACGAAGCCCATTTATGGGATTCCCCGGAATTATGCGCGGTAGCGAATCATCCGGATACGGGGCAGCAGCGGGTGACCCTGACCGGCGGCATCATCAACAATGCGGCGCGTATCGTATTCCTCGTAACCGGGGCGGCCAAGGCCGGGCGCGTGGCTGAAATTGTAGGGCAGCAGGGAGCCGGGGGCAATTATCCGGCAGGCCGGGTAGCGCCCCGGGACGGAAGGTTGATCTGGATCCTGGATGAGGCAGCAGCAGCCGGCCTACCGCCTGAAATGTGGTGA
- the zwf gene encoding glucose-6-phosphate dehydrogenase, producing MNAIDGQLLVIFGASGDLTERKLIPSLMNLFQGGHLPESFAVLGVSRSDMDDEAFRKKVVLDNPHIPETVGNHGHRKEFAKLLHYYDLGSYEEDYAGLNERIAELDNGIGSPGNMIFYLSVPPRIYETIASRLHDQGLSSEESGTRRLIVEKPFGYDLESARSLNKGLQRYFQESQIYRIDHYLGKETVQNLLVTRFSNSIFEPLWNRNYIRHVEITNAESVGVGKRGGYYDSAGALRDMFQNHLLQIISLVVMEPPIGPEAEAIRNEKVKALKSLRIMRDPETLYAHTIRGQYLAGEIDGEAVPGYREEAGVDPDSTTETYAALKFYVDNWRWAEVPFYVRTAKRMPTKVTEVVIHFKSPHHQIFRDIGMDSKDNKLIIRIQPNEGILIKFGVKVPGQGFQVERANLDFYYSDLADQNIMTAYERLLLDAMQGDATLYARADEVEAAWEFVDPILKYWSEAGDVVTYGYSAGVWGPKNADDLIEGAYGWRNPGAHLTDDPGFCVIS from the coding sequence ATGAATGCCATTGACGGACAATTGCTGGTCATCTTCGGGGCCTCCGGCGACCTGACCGAGCGGAAACTCATCCCCTCCCTGATGAACCTGTTCCAGGGCGGGCACCTCCCGGAGTCCTTTGCCGTCCTGGGAGTTAGCCGGAGCGATATGGACGATGAGGCTTTCCGCAAGAAGGTCGTCCTAGACAATCCGCATATCCCGGAGACCGTGGGCAACCACGGCCACCGGAAGGAGTTTGCAAAACTGCTGCACTATTACGACCTCGGGAGCTATGAGGAGGACTATGCGGGGTTGAACGAGCGGATCGCGGAACTCGACAATGGCATAGGTTCTCCGGGGAATATGATATTTTACCTGTCCGTCCCGCCGCGGATCTACGAAACGATTGCCTCGCGCCTGCACGACCAGGGCCTTTCCTCCGAGGAGTCGGGCACGCGCCGGTTGATCGTGGAAAAACCCTTCGGTTATGACCTGGAAAGCGCCCGGAGTCTCAACAAGGGCTTACAGCGGTACTTTCAGGAATCGCAGATTTACCGGATTGACCATTACCTGGGCAAGGAAACCGTCCAGAACCTGTTGGTGACCCGCTTTTCGAACAGCATCTTTGAACCGCTCTGGAACCGCAATTATATCCGGCATGTGGAGATCACCAACGCGGAGAGCGTCGGGGTGGGGAAGCGCGGCGGCTACTACGATTCGGCAGGTGCCCTCCGGGACATGTTCCAGAACCACCTGCTGCAGATCATCTCGCTCGTGGTCATGGAGCCCCCGATCGGGCCCGAGGCGGAGGCCATCCGGAACGAAAAGGTGAAGGCCCTAAAGTCCCTGCGCATTATGCGCGACCCGGAAACGCTTTACGCGCACACCATCCGCGGACAATATCTTGCCGGGGAGATCGACGGGGAGGCAGTACCCGGGTACCGGGAAGAAGCTGGCGTGGACCCGGACTCCACCACGGAAACTTATGCCGCCCTGAAATTTTATGTGGACAACTGGCGCTGGGCGGAAGTCCCGTTTTACGTACGCACCGCCAAACGGATGCCCACCAAGGTGACCGAAGTGGTTATCCATTTTAAATCGCCCCACCACCAGATCTTCCGGGATATTGGCATGGACAGCAAGGACAACAAGCTGATTATCCGCATCCAGCCCAACGAGGGGATCCTCATCAAATTCGGGGTAAAGGTACCCGGGCAGGGGTTTCAGGTAGAACGGGCCAACCTGGATTTCTATTACTCGGACCTGGCCGATCAAAACATCATGACGGCATACGAGCGGCTCCTGCTGGATGCCATGCAGGGGGATGCAACCCTCTATGCCCGTGCCGATGAGGTGGAAGCCGCCTGGGAGTTTGTGGATCCGATACTGAAATACTGGTCGGAGGCCGGGGACGTGGTGACCTATGGCTATTCGGCAGGGGTCTGGGGCCCGAAAAACGCCGACGACCTGATTGAAGGAGCCTATGGGTGGAGGAACCCGGGGGCCCACCTCACGGACGACCCCGGATTTTGTGTCATCAGTTAA
- the gndA gene encoding NADP-dependent phosphogluconate dehydrogenase, translating into MQANNQYAFGLIGLGVMGRNFILNVAEKGFTALGYDLDPGQVEALKREGGNLDRVNATNSLEAFVQGLETPRKIMLLVPAGPIVDSVIEELLPLVSAGDLIIDGGNSFFRDTDRREAYLKEKNIHFFGAGVSGGAEGARRGPSLMPGGDRDAYREVQPIFEAVAAKFEGTPCVAYLGPKSAGNYVKMVHNGIEYGLMQLTAEAYDLLRRAGGLGNAEIQEVFARWNRGRLQSFLVEISSEILGRKDDLDSGDLIDKVRDQGKQKGTGKWTSQNAMDLGIPVPTIDIAVSMRAISAFKQDRERADTLFERPGAGSVDTEKLIADCEAALYFSFLLTYAQGLHQLAEASETYGYELDLATVARIWRAGCIIRAALLEDIASAYETAPELVNLVFSENFREPLQKAATPARRLVSLGVSAGIPVPGLASALSYFDSYTTGRLPMNLVQAQRDYFGSHTYQRTDRDGTFHTDWDA; encoded by the coding sequence ATGCAAGCGAATAACCAGTACGCATTTGGGTTGATCGGCCTCGGGGTCATGGGCCGGAACTTCATTCTCAACGTGGCCGAAAAGGGCTTTACCGCCCTGGGGTACGACCTGGATCCCGGTCAGGTGGAAGCGCTGAAGCGCGAAGGAGGGAACCTGGACCGGGTCAATGCAACCAATTCGCTGGAGGCGTTTGTCCAGGGGCTGGAAACCCCGCGGAAAATCATGTTGCTGGTCCCGGCCGGGCCCATCGTGGATTCGGTAATCGAAGAACTGCTGCCCCTGGTGTCCGCTGGCGACCTGATCATCGACGGGGGGAACTCCTTTTTCCGGGATACGGACCGGCGGGAGGCCTACCTGAAGGAAAAAAACATCCATTTTTTCGGGGCCGGGGTTTCCGGCGGGGCCGAAGGGGCCCGGCGGGGTCCCAGCCTGATGCCCGGCGGTGACCGGGACGCTTACCGGGAAGTACAACCGATTTTCGAGGCCGTGGCCGCAAAGTTTGAGGGGACGCCCTGCGTAGCCTACCTGGGGCCGAAATCGGCAGGCAACTACGTAAAAATGGTCCACAACGGGATCGAATACGGCCTTATGCAACTCACCGCCGAGGCCTATGACCTGTTGCGACGGGCCGGCGGTTTGGGCAATGCGGAAATTCAAGAAGTCTTTGCCCGCTGGAACCGGGGCCGCCTACAGTCCTTCCTGGTGGAAATCTCCTCGGAAATCCTGGGCCGGAAGGACGACCTGGATTCCGGCGACCTGATCGACAAGGTTCGCGACCAGGGGAAACAAAAGGGTACCGGCAAATGGACTTCCCAGAATGCCATGGACCTCGGCATTCCCGTGCCGACCATCGACATCGCCGTCAGCATGCGGGCCATCTCCGCATTTAAACAGGACCGGGAGCGGGCAGATACCCTGTTCGAAAGGCCCGGGGCCGGATCTGTCGATACCGAAAAGCTGATTGCCGATTGCGAAGCCGCCTTGTATTTCAGCTTCCTGCTCACATACGCCCAGGGGCTTCACCAGCTGGCCGAAGCCTCTGAAACCTACGGGTACGAACTGGACCTGGCAACCGTGGCCCGGATCTGGCGGGCGGGCTGCATCATCCGGGCGGCCCTGCTCGAGGATATCGCTTCGGCCTACGAAACCGCACCGGAGCTCGTCAACCTCGTTTTCTCCGAGAATTTCCGGGAGCCCCTGCAAAAGGCGGCGACCCCTGCCCGCCGCCTCGTGTCCCTGGGGGTTTCAGCCGGAATCCCGGTACCCGGCCTGGCGAGTGCCCTCTCCTATTTCGACTCCTACACCACCGGACGGCTACCCATGAACCTCGTCCAGGCCCAGCGCGATTATTTCGGGTCGCATACCTACCAGCGAACAGACCGGGACGGGACATTCCACACGGATTGGGACGCATAA
- a CDS encoding DUF5777 family beta-barrel protein, with translation MKKTISLLCLACALHLGVNGQDDLLATIDKEDTTQLGEAAFKGLKIVNFESTKLLSKREFYFVVSHRFGSISNGFDDFFGLDFANTRLHFLYGVSDGFNISVSRSSFNKTYDLSLKYRMLQQQAGVPVTVVGYSQLAINTQLDEDLLTIPVDFSDRVSYTQQVLISRKFNERLSLQLMPTYFHEGYVDYAPQDNSQWALGIGGRYKIGKHWSLNVDYGWHLNRASGSPFVNPLSIGVDIETGGHVFQLHFTNAQPTFESGFLGNAVGDWSEGVVYFGFNLSRVFQF, from the coding sequence ATGAAAAAAACAATCAGCCTTTTGTGCCTGGCTTGCGCCTTGCATCTCGGGGTCAACGGGCAGGACGACCTGCTCGCCACTATCGACAAGGAAGACACCACCCAACTCGGAGAGGCCGCTTTTAAAGGCCTTAAAATCGTCAACTTCGAATCCACAAAACTCCTTTCCAAACGGGAGTTTTACTTTGTGGTATCCCACCGCTTTGGCAGCATCAGCAACGGATTCGACGATTTTTTCGGCCTGGATTTTGCCAATACCCGCCTGCATTTCCTCTACGGGGTATCCGATGGGTTCAACATTTCGGTTTCCAGGAGTTCTTTTAACAAGACCTACGACCTTTCCCTGAAATACCGGATGCTGCAGCAACAGGCCGGGGTCCCGGTGACGGTGGTGGGATACAGCCAACTGGCGATCAATACGCAGCTGGACGAAGACCTGCTGACCATCCCCGTCGATTTTTCGGACCGGGTATCCTATACGCAGCAAGTCCTGATTTCACGGAAATTCAACGAACGGCTTTCCCTCCAACTGATGCCCACGTATTTCCACGAAGGATATGTGGACTACGCCCCTCAGGATAATTCCCAGTGGGCGCTTGGTATTGGGGGACGGTATAAAATCGGGAAACACTGGAGCCTCAACGTCGATTACGGCTGGCACCTGAACCGGGCATCCGGCTCGCCCTTCGTAAACCCCCTGTCCATTGGGGTGGACATCGAAACGGGCGGACACGTTTTCCAGCTTCACTTCACGAATGCCCAGCCAACTTTTGAGAGCGGTTTCCTCGGCAATGCGGTGGGGGACTGGTCCGAGGGGGTTGTTTATTTCGGCTTTAACCTGAGCCGGGTGTTCCAGTTCTAA